One Siniperca chuatsi isolate FFG_IHB_CAS linkage group LG1, ASM2008510v1, whole genome shotgun sequence genomic window, aattacttaaatgactCATCATTTAACcaactaataatttcagcactaCATGTCCAAGTTGTCATTTGTTCCATGTCAAccactatatttactgtaccAATTACACAAACAGATAATATATTGGGAACCGGTTATAATGCTGTGTTAACGTCAGGTCGAAGTTACTGTATTACCATTTTCCGACTTGTAAATACTGTTAGTCAACATCCAAGTTGCAATTACAAGCaggaaaatctgatttttatgACAACTCAGATATATCCAAGTTAATCCTAAATGAAGTGCAtgaaaaagcaaacacacaagaaTGCCTCATGTCAGCTGAAGTCTGTGTTTAAGCTAATTTAATGCAAATTCAATGGATACACAGTAGTGCTATATTGACCATGTACAgtagtttttaattttctaaCACCAACTCTGCAATCAATGTTTTGAGTCTATGCTCAGAACCTTTAAACATGGGAGTCTTTCCCATCGCTAAATACTACTTGACATGGACACAGCATCAGTACCTGCATGTTGTCTTACTGTGTCTGTACGTCTGTAATGCTTCATTatgatatttacatatttattcatGTCATGGCTTTAAAGCTATTTGAGGCCGCATATCTCAAAGTGTATGGGAGGAAAGTTTGAAAAGGATAAAGTTATGTTCAGTAAATGCCAAAGCTCAGTTTAGCCACTGGgaggacatttttcactgttattttttatatttatggcaGAAATGTATAGGTAGATTATGAACTAATTGTATCCTGAAGATGTTTTGTTGATACTGGGATGGTCCTAGCCAATAAGACTTATCTTGAAAGAATGGAGATGCGTTTGTCCGTCTGCTTTAAAACTACTTGCTATAATAGAACTGTCTCTGATGAAAAGTTCAACAAGATTTGGTGAGCATTTTAAGAGGTCTGGATAAAGACCTGAAACCCAATAATCAATGTGACAGAACACTGACTTACTGCATCTTACTTTTTTCTGTAGGGACAGTGATTATCAACGGCGATATGTCAGTAATTTGTGGGCTGTctggctttttgtttgtttttgttgggcGAAGGTAGATGCACTTTGAAGCCTGAAGCCAAAGGCAATTTtccattctcaattgtggacaATGAAGTTGACTCTTAAATACAAATATGACTCTTAAACCTACCTGGTGCTAAAGATTTATGTCTGGATTTGTGTCTGGATGAGGAGTCCAGTGTACTGCTCTCCATGCGGACGTTGCCGCTGCTACGAGAGGCGGGGCTGTGCCCGGATCGATCACTGTGACGAGCAGAGGGGCTGCCAGGTGGCCCCGGAGGACCTGAGGGGGCGTTGAGGTCTAAACAGCTGGCAGGGAAGAAACGGGCACCGGGTCCCACCCCTGCTGTTGCATTAGAATTTGGGTCATCTGGGTGGAGTCGACCATCGCTGAGGTTCCCTACAGATTTGGCATCACTCAGTGCGCTGTGGCTCTTGGACAGGCTGAGATAAGAGGCTGAACTCTTAGAAGAGGAGGACATGGAGCCGTGGGCAGAGTCAGCCATGTTGTGGGCATGTCGGCCATGTTGTTTCTCTGCTCCAGACTGCAGTGTGTTGGTCTTGCCTTCCAGAAAGGTATGGCGGctggcctgctgctgctgctgctgctgctgctgctgctgctgctgctgctgctgagagcgAGAGGAGCTGGGTTTGCTGTGGCCGTACTTGGCCCCGTGGTCCGGCAGCTTTGGGGAGGGTCCCAAGCTGAAATCAAACTCTGTCTTGCCTTTGGCTTCTTTGGGACTGAGGAGGTGTGGCAGGTTGTTGTTCGCCAGGTCTTTGTTGGATGAGGCAGAACGATTGAGGGTCTGGGACATGTACTGGCCCTTTGGGTGGAGTGTAGGACTTAAACTGGACGGGGGCGGTTTGTTACCATTAAGGAAACTCTTGTTGCTGAGGTGATGGAGGTCGCCATGGCGAGGGAGGCTGGAACATTCTTTGCTGTTGGAGCGACGGCTCGTGCTCTTAGTGTGACTCCTGGTGGGGCAGATAAGGGAGTGTTTGTCAATACACTCGCACCATATTAAGCTTCATGTTAAAGTCCTAATCTTTTTGGATGGAaactctctctactctctctatTCCACTCTCTTGGTTAGAAGTTAGAATTCATCTATCCTTGGATGGGAAATCTTCTCTCAGGAAACAATGCTTGTGTCAAGAAGCAATGACTGCAGCCATTTTAGCAAATTGCttagtttttttaatcaagtgCCAACTAAAAGTCTGTTCTGTACAAataaatctataaaaaaaatgactatATCGAGATATAATCAATAGtactgtaataataacaatacactttatttatattgcacttttcaaaacaaagttacaaagtagTTGTACcagaattaaaacatttcaggactgcaaTGAGGCAAATACAATCTGACaattaaaatattacaaaaattgaataaaatacccaacaataatataagataATATGAAGATAAGTGATAGAGGATTCTATCAATATCATCCAGCCCTGGTCCCAGCGTCTAATGTGTGGGATTCAAAATGGTTAATGTAAGCAGGTAGAAGCTGTgacagaaagtaaaaataaaggAATGTAGTCTAACCTTGTAGGAACTGTGTTCTCTCCATGATGGTGTGTTTTCCTCTTGGAGGAGCGTGGTGGGTTGGGAGACGCAGGAGGAGGTCTCTCTCGCTCTGCCTGCCTCAGAGGCTGGAAGGCCGGATGGTTCAAACTCTGCTCTGTCAGATAACGCTCAGTAGGGTTTAGCAGCAACAGGTTCTGATGGGAAAAGACATGCAGGTGGAGAGAACGTATTATAGTTGCTTGTCTCTCAAATTTTCttgataaaaatatttattattgacAAAGACTAACAGGAATATAAGTGGTTAGATTAAGCATGGATAACACATCATGTCCATGTAAATTCCATAATATAGATTTAGAGTTTGAGTACTTAAGAGTATTTCTTGGTATTTTACCTTCATCAGATCCAACATCAAACCACTCAAGATGCCTTGGTACCTTCTCTCCAAAGTCTGAGGATGACTAACTGAGGGAAactagtacacacacacacacacacacacacacacacacacacacacacacactggatcaAATTCATATCCATaatgaacttttttgtggaTTGGAAATTACTATCACGATTTCCAACATGTACAGTAGATGCCACATGCCAGTAAAAAgtagcaaacacacaaactaccaaacacacacagacacacacacacacaaagtcttgTTTGGCCTTCTGGGACATTTTCTCTTGCTGCTAAACTGAACACCAACCACCTATCTCATGAGTCATCCAATCCACTCAGTCATGGTGCTGGGAACACTGCcacgaaagagagagagagagagagagagagagagagagagagagagagagagagagagagagagcgagggaaaGGAGGTAAAAACAGAGACGAGAAAgacaagaggagaaagaagaagcaaagaagaagaacacaAGAGACTATAGAAAGGATGGAAGAGAAAAGTTTCCTACTCTGATTCCATGAAAGCGAGGATTATTGTAGAAGAGTTTCATCTGTTCTGCAGGAAGTGGCCCCAAAACCTTCTGAATGGTGAAGAGCTAGAGATAAAATGAAGCAGCATCATAGACTCCTGCGGTATGAACACCATGTGTATAAACTCTTGAACattctttttaacatttatgaacattttaaaaaggctataaaaatgacataaatagCATCAAAATTCAtacttgaccttggaaacagcagttgacaaaacaatctcacctcaaggtctaTTTAGTGCACACATTTAGAagtgagattgtttttgtttcaaaacaAGTTTGTCAAGAACAAACTTTCAATCCCAACTTTTAAGCCAATGTGGACAAGACGTCCTAAAATTGCtcaaaaaaggaaatgtgaaCATATGTAGTAtgcatttccatgacaactgggcaaactctaTCTGCTGTGATCATGTGACATGATCAAACAGCTATGGAATAACTATATGGATAttgctgctgtcactgttaAAAATGTCTGATTAACTGTAatttctgttgatttttttaatgctttaattgCATTTAAGAGATTACATTCTTCTCTATGAGTTGCATGTGAACATATCtacctttttctttgtttaaacctgcattgatttattttttttgtcctgttgggggcagcagaaacaagctgtaaacaaaaccttgacatattatcaccttaaaaTTTTTTATGGCaaatatgttagcaaacagcggcttatttacacatctagcagttatggagcaacatcagcattcatttgtgtgttgagtgtttgtgtccaccCGATGAACACcaaagtctaatattcactctccttttagctctgttttcctctccacCAACTTCTACAGGACATATAACTGtccctttagctgctaaatgctccactatgtttaccagctagttgctaactttggctgtctgttgtttggtagGGTTCAGTCACTTTTAAGAGTTTGTTGCTTAAAACAGCTGcaggtgagagtgaaccaaaacagtaaaattgcgGGCTGTTTATTTCCATCATTGTGGAGATACAGTGCACTGTTCTAGCAGGGGAAGTGGTGATAATGATGGAAACCTTTTCCATATTGTTTCCataaatttcacatttcacagttGTTGGGATAAAAGATGGGATACATAAATCCATAAAGTCTCATGGTGGCTTGGGCTGAAACTGatgattatttatatttattgattcACCCATTTGCAAATTTTTCAATTAGTGGGTTAGTTGTTTGAGGGACTACAGACAGAGAGTCTTCTATGTCGTATGGATTGTAAAGCCCTCTGGGACAAACTTGAGATTTTGGGCTGTATATAAATACATCTGACTGGacttagtctataaaatgtcagaaaataaggaCAAATGCTGATAGCCAGCCACTGATTTTCGTCTCACAAAGATTCACTGTTAAATGCTCCctttaaaatgtctattttattacattaaaaaaaaaaaaatcaagcccAAACTGGCTCTTTGTCAGGTACAGAGGAaccatttattttgtcttagCTGTTAATCCTCACAATGGAGGAGCTGGAATCTACAAATACTtgccatttttatttgacaaattacTTAAAACGATAAATCGTTACtgattacatttctgttgaaCTTGTTTCATCACTACTTGGGGCTCACCAACCTGATCTATCTCACTTTCCCCTGGAAACAAAGGCTGTCCGTCACTCAGCTCCCCGAGGATACACCCCACCGACCACATGTCCACTGCCTTTCCATAGGGAGCCCTGAGATggatagagaaagagacaaaatgttatttatgtgAAGAATGTCAACAATAGCTTGTGACAACCTTGTCAGTTAGATGGCAGGGGTGGTGATGGTGCAAACGAGAATGTGGATGATAGAGGTGAAAATGAAGTCCCCAAATGAAGAGGAGATGCTTATGAGAATGATGGTGATGACATTATTagtggtggtggagcagtttaATAAAATGATGGATACTGTGTTTCTGATGGAGATGCTCACAAAGAAGATGGTCATTTCTGAGGGAACGGAGCTGAGGAGTCTGGTGAGAAATGGTGAGCGATCTGGcagcagagaagcagaggagCGGTGGTGTTGGAGGGAGAGAGTATTTGAGTGGGCGGCATTCAAACGCTGTCTCAATAAATGTTCCAGGGCATTTACTAAATCAGGCTACAGCAGTGAGGCTAGATGATGTTCAGCTGTCTCTGAGCTAGAATGGACATTCAATGCAGCAAAAGCATCAAAAAGAACataagcaaaaaaacaacaactgccaAACAGAGATTTGATCTCAGGATACGGTGTGTACACGATGGTTCATGTCACAATGTTGTAGCAGGTGAATCATCGCCTCTTTTTGGGGTAAAGAGTAACACCTGTTTCCCAGTGATCTGAGTTAAAACAATGAACATGAAAAAGGAGAACACGGAAATTACACAAAATGGTTTATGGGGACTCAACCTtgtgcacaaagacacacatagaaataaaaaaaggacaatACTTCATTTAACCCTTGTTTTGTTAGCATTGACTTAACTTCCCCATTGTTTGGGGTACTACAGAccccactgctgtatgtgtaaaaataataatagtaattgtaaaatcaattcaaatcaatcaaaacaatttttttcttctcttctgagCTTATTAAAACCCAATATGTAGAAAAGTCTTGACATGGTAACCCTTTCCTTTGCCATAAACTTGGCTTGCACATTTGATGAGGGTGACCAATtttagaccaaaaaaaaaaatttttttttgtccagtgtaATTCTATTAGAGGTTAAACTCtcagttgattaatcgattagtcaatcgacagaaaatatATTGGCAGTGTGTTTGAGATTTTGAAATTGGGATAATGAGAGCCTTGGTATTGGATCGGTACCGTGTATCGACTGATATCCTGAATTCAGGTATTGGAAATGCTTTCAGCAGAGAAAATGATGGCTCCGTGTGTCTGTATCTGATACAATCTTACACAAAAACTCAGAAtagataaaaagataaatgcTGAGAATGATTTGCAACAGCCAACAGAATGAggtccatttctctctctccttgtttctcaCTTAGTCtcctagacacacacatgcacacacacacacacacagactcacacactgacacacacacacacacacacacacacacagacacagactcacacactgacacacacacacacacacacacacacacacacacacacacacacacacagacacagactcaCCCCAGCAGCAGCTCAGGCGAGCGGTACCACCTTGTAGCCACATACTCAGTGTAGTTGGCATCTGTTCCTTCTGACAGGTTACGAGCAAAACCTGAGCCAGAGTAACATGGAAATTAATAAATCATATCACATAGACcagatactgtattttaaaaatccaGTACTCTGGGATAACATGCAGACAAAAGTCCTTCAAATAATGGTATAAATAGCTAATTAGTAAGAATAAAGTACAATCAGCAGTCAAATTGTTTGGACAGCTACAGTAACAACATGGTCATCATCTCGTGTGACCAGACTCTAATTAGTTATGTCACTGCAGGTGGGCTCAGACCATGCTTTAGATAACTGGTGTACAGGGAGTTAATTTTAAGCATGAAAAATCACAATAAACAGAATGCCAGATCCAACAGTGAATAACAAACAAATCTCACCCCAGCTGACTCAGTAGGGCTGCATTAGCCAATTATGCAAAGCTGATTGACCATGTGATTTTGCAAAGACTCATCCAAATGTAGAATACATACCTGGGaaactgtaaaatgacaaaactatgCTGTATCGATACAATGTATTAGTATTTTACAGGGGAAACCGATGCCTACCATTAACCTGACTTTCTTGAAATATACCATTGGCAGATTCATTGTGATAACAATCACAGGAGTACATTTTATAGTGCTGGTTGGCTGCTTCCCAGTGGCAGAATTGATCCTTCTGATACACAACTTACAAGGTGACAAATTAATAGTGGGATTTTTCACAGTGAACTGAGCCAAAGAAACCAAACTGGCCAAAATGAAATCACAGGTATAACTGCAAAAATCACAGATAATTTGTAAGCATTACAATTAATCTGCACATACAAAAGAATGTCTAATAAATCACCAGTAAAAGTTTATTCAGTCTGTTAAACAAATACCTTGATTTTACAAGCAGCTACTTTTATTTGATGATGCAAATGTGCACAGACTGTATGGTTTTACTGCAGAGCACATGTAAATCTCTCGTGACAATATGGCTGTTGTAAAGAACACAAGGAGAAGACCATATACTCACCAAAGTCACAGAGTTTGAGAACATCCTCAGAGCTGATGAGGAGGTTCTCCGGCTTGATATCTGGTAGAGAGACGCAAACAAAAGGCTGTTAACAACATGTTCCAATCGCATCATTATCCTACCATATTCCAATACACTGTTATGAGACATAACCTAAAAACATGACTTCCATCTGCATCTTTGACAAACTAAGTGTGGCTCAGTCTGAGCCCAGCGGGTGCATGGCTGtcgccaggattttagaaattactatattaactgaaaaaacataacaaaacaatagtctttaaaatgttttcattattttgattttacacatattatttattcactctACTGTcttctgtaaatattatttccCTATTTATGTGAATATTTAAAggctgtttcaaagccttctccacactgtcaagaaaaaaatgatGTTAGGGAAAtaattttgtcatatttattgGCCTACAGGTAGTGaaatctatttaaaaataaaaacattgtattCAACCTCTAaattagcctgataatcagaatGACCGTCGTGACCGATCGCTATCTTTCAaaagtagctagctagctttataGGAGGATGATGCCCCTATTGTTAATCCTGCCTACTAAGATATGATTGGTCAATTGTTTCTCTAAGTGGGTGTCAATGGGCACAACAATTGACTTATTTGAGGGCGGTGATACAGAGATCTGGAACTGGGCTAACACctaaatattcaaaatgttttaaattgtagtAACTCCCCACAGGTCACTAAAACCCTAATAGtcccagaaaaaaatactgaggACATGACACCAGTGTCCTGAATGGCCCCTGTTTTatgaaaaatgtgatttgaaGACTCAACCCCACAAAGTGACATTGATATTTTGCATTAGAGACATAAATACGGAAACAAAGATAAACTCCTCACCTCTGTGTACAATCTCATTCTTGTGACACCAGTTGATGGCTTTGATGAGCTGGTAGATGTAGCTGCGGACTTTATCAGGCGGTGCACCGTTGGGCAGTTCCTCTAAGAGCTCCAGCATGTTCTGCAAACCACAAAAAAAGGTACCTGTAGAAAGCTAGGATGTGTAGCAGGTTTAACTGTTTGGTTTGATGAAAGTGTGctttaaaatatgaatgttgATCTCTTTTTTCAAGTACTTCCTAGATAATTCTTACAGTGGGGACTTCTCtccctcttgtttttttttaaaccctgaATGAGGAGGCAAGAGGGGACACCGTGCTAAAATGACTAGagtacagtatgaaaataaaacctgtCATGAAATAAACACTTGGCTGGATACCCTGGCAACACAGTGGGGAATACCATTATTCACCAGCAGCATAGTTCATATGTTGCCATGGTGACGCTTTTTTATGCTTAACTGAGCAGTCTTAACATCCTGAAACTTAAGAGTTCAGATAGAGCAGAATACAGATATGTAATGtaagaatgaaagaatgtaagAATTAATATGTGCTCAGTGAGCGCACACagtgaaataataatgatagtgtCATTAAGCTAACCCTCTCAACATATTCAAAAACAAGGTAGAGTTTCCCCCTCCTGCGAAAAGCCTCCTTCAGCTCGACGATGTTGTCCTGCTTCAGCGTCCGAAGCATCTTCAGCTCTCGAAGGGTCGTCTCCTTGACCTCCTCATTTTCTGTGCAGAAattaaagagacagaaatgatACAGAtgctcttcctctgtctctccctcttttcctccgTCCGCCACTCACCTTCGCTGTCTTTGAACTTCTTAATGGCCACCAGCTCATTGGTGTCCTGTGAAGAAAGGAGGACGTGAGTTGTGTTAAGACTAAAGAAAACAACTTATTGAGTTAAACAAAGGCCTCAGCGACTTTCTAAGATAGGAAGATAGATACTGACACAAAAATGCATAAGACATTAAGATCAAGAACATGAAGAGTAGAAGTAAGAAATAGAAAGTATTTGTAGAAGGAAAGTTGAAAAGGATTTATAAGAGAAATAGCTATTTAAATTCTTTCCTgccatcaaaaaaaaaattgtgccTAAGTTGCCGGCAGTGCCAACACAAGAGCTCATGCTGGTGCTCTCATTTCAATTATTTCACCACAGGGCACTCGCACACGAAAAACAGCATGTCCTTGGCAGAATTAATATGCATCTTCAGCTTCTTGCAGGTTGCTTGATTGACCTTGCTGACTTTCTCAAGCTGGTGTGGTTGCAGATTCAGAGATTTACCGTAGCTTTGTTTCAAAggctgtgctgcagctgaaatgCTACTTGTGATTTTGCTGCAGCTTTTCATAGGGCTCATCATCATCCGATCATCTTGACCTCACAAGTCAAGataatctttatttttggtcttcaaaaaacatcagaaacagGACACTCACACGATAATCacacatattttcatatatCTACTGGCTACATCCATGCTGGAGTCAGGAAGTTGGGTAAAACACAGTGAATACAACCAGACTGAAATCATGCTTTCACCACCCCCTTTTCAGTGgaatatataaagaaatatcAGGCTATAAAATTTGATTTATAATGGGTTTTGAATGCTTAAATGGTTACCCCACTGGTCTGTGTTTAAGCCCAGTGAGAAGCTACAGCAAAAAAGGGAAATATTCTCAAAACTAAAGCAACTAAAGGGATTGAGCTACACAATCTGGACTTTGATGTAGCAGATGTTTTTTTACCAATAAACTGGTGAAGAAGAAATATCTGATTTAAGGTAAGATTACACCGTGTGTATGACCTTTTTAGTGAACAGTACAAAACTTTGGGaggctatactgtatatagactCTGACAACTGAGGATGGAGACTCAAGGTTTTGGAGGGAAAATGCATCATGTTGTTATgatttttcagagaaaaataaaaatcacatacAGACGCAAGTTAGGCAGTGATTCACAGGTGTGTACACAGTCTCTATTGCCTACATACACTGCAGGCATGTCACATACTTCTAATATTGGAGTGGATCCTCTGTGTTTCTAATCTGTGCTGCTCTTTTCTTATGCCACCTACAGTAATTACTTTACTGCTTTAGTCTGAGTTTAAGTTACCGCTACTAGCTACCATTTCTTACTGGAATTCCATGTGTCAAGttttaactaaagctgtcatatGTCTCTAAATGTGTGGTGTgtcataaaaaaatgtgatgagTGTCATGTACAAACATACTTCTAAAAGactcattttattgtttttcagcaaTTTGTGTTCTTTTCTAAATTCTGAAACTGTGAATATATTTGCTGTCATGACAGTTTTGTGCCCACATCCTTGATTAAATGGGAAACACATCCattcaattaattaatgttGGACCCTGAGGCTAGTGTGGGTTAAGACAGTGAGGGAATAACAACATACAGGCCAGTCTCCCTATGTCCTCTGCTACTCTCATGTTCCTCTATTGTCCCTTTGTTTACGGAGGGTCAGCTAACAGAGTCGGCCTCAGTGTGGAGAAGAGGCCATGCGGTGAGGAGCTGCACGCTCTCGCTCACACAAGCCAATTGTTTGACTGAACACGCTTTTTAAATACAAAGCTGTCTGTTTAGAGATTTTCACTGGAGAGACAAATGAATTCAAACAACGTGGATGTACAAATCTAACAACACTTAAGTTTCCAGTGAAGGAAAGTACAGAAATTATAGCAGTATAATATATCAAACTGGGAGATTTACTGTGTTTACcaggcaaaataaaaaacactcataCAGCACGTGTGACATTTCAAGCTCTGTGGCAGCACCTTGCAATGTGCTGATGATGCTTGTGCTCATGTGTGGTGTTCTGACCTCCACTGATTTACCTTTTGAGCCACTGTTAAGTCAGCACACCTAAAAATAGCTTCAGGCTTGCTAATTTTGCTGATGACATGAGCAGGTCCTGATTGTCACATTACACGAAAGAGTAAAGCATgaacatttcactttttttccacaTGAACATCAGCCATGAAtgccatatttttttttatgtcaccGCATATAGTTTTTGCCCTTTCTTTTACTCATGGTCCTGTATTTCACTCATGCTCAGTCTCCCCCTGAAAACCCCTTCTTTtgagtatatgtatatgtatatcttCTTATATGTGTATATGGGTATATgcgtatgtatatgtatgtatgtttgtgtatgcacatgTATAAACACATACGTATATATGAACTTACTGTATTGATGAAATGCTGGACATATATTTGGGGGGAAAGTATTGAAAATTATAGATCACAAAAAATTCAACTTACAGTACAACCAGTTCATGAAAGCTTTTGCATTTTCTGTTGCAAACATGTGTACACAGTGAGGTTTCACTTGAATAACCTGTTAAAGACCTTGGCAGCTACCAATAAAGAGCCCCACCTACATACTTTTGTTAACAGAAAAATCAAGAACACACAAGGAAATCATCATATTGGCATCACTAACTCATTTGGAAGTGATATCTTGCAAGTGAAGTGAGAACTTCACAGGGGTGGATGatataacaataaatacagCAAGATGATATTTATCTGGCAATATTAGATTTAAGTATGACATAAACCATGACAGATGACTTTATCCATATTGCCTGCTCCTGACCACACTGCTGCCATTTTGCTTTTCAGAGATGTAGTCGAGATACAACAGTCAAAAGTTTGCATCTGAAACTGTGACAAAACCTAatttaaaacagaagaaactaacaattattataattactgatTAATATCAGTTATGTTTTGATAATCATCAAATCAAAAGTAactagagcccaaggtgatgtcttcaaatagcttACAATGTTTTACTAACAGTCAAAAACTACCAAAGTATTCAGCTTACAAAGATTTAAAACTAAGAAAATCAAGCAAAACCCCATGTAAGAATCtgtaaccagcaaatgtttagtGTTTTTACTTGACAAACTGCTTACACAATTAACCAGTTGTCAAAGAGtcactgattaattttctgttgataagCTACCGCTAATTAATTAACATGTCACTTCAGCACTACAATAGAGCATAGAGATACTGTATAGGCACAGGAAGCACTGGCTAGCGTGTAGGTTGTGCTATTGTCGCTCCCAAAACACAAATTCAAGATAACACATAAGCctccatacacacacccacatacgcTAATACAACACTTCCATAAAGTGGCAGAACATTGCACAAACTAGCACACATTCGCTCGGCTAATTAAATGTTCCATCAAAGACACACCACACTGTAAAGTATACATCATttacacaggaacacacatttaaaatgcattgcATTTCTTGGTAGTACAGTTGGAGTCACCTGGCTGGGTTTAAGCCTGGTGCTCAGAGTCTCTATGATTCCCTCAACCATATACAGGTCTGTACACTCTTAACAGGGTGACCCATTTACCATCAGCATAGTCTCCATATTCAAtacctccctcttcctctccatcacacacacactcacacgttgcttctctctcactccctctgcCACCCTTTTCTCTTTTGCCCTGCTTCCAGCcgagaaaagtaaaaataactgCTCTCTTGCAGCAAAGCTAAAAAGCTTTT contains:
- the cdkl5 gene encoding cyclin-dependent kinase-like 5 isoform X5 codes for the protein MNKFEVLGIVGEGAYGVVLKCRHKDTNELVAIKKFKDSEENEEVKETTLRELKMLRTLKQDNIVELKEAFRRRGKLYLVFEYVERNMLELLEELPNGAPPDKVRSYIYQLIKAINWCHKNEIVHRDIKPENLLISSEDVLKLCDFGFARNLSEGTDANYTEYVATRWYRSPELLLGAPYGKAVDMWSVGCILGELSDGQPLFPGESEIDQLFTIQKVLGPLPAEQMKLFYNNPRFHGIRFPSVSHPQTLERRYQGILSGLMLDLMKNLLLLNPTERYLTEQSLNHPAFQPLRQAERERPPPASPNPPRSSKRKTHHHGENTVPTRSHTKSTSRRSNSKECSSLPRHGDLHHLSNKSFLNGNKPPPSSLSPTLHPKGQYMSQTLNRSASSNKDLANNNLPHLLSPKEAKGKTEFDFSLGPSPKLPDHGAKYGHSKPSSSRSQQQQQQQQQQQQQQQQASRHTFLEGKTNTLQSGAEKQHGRHAHNMADSAHGSMSSSSKSSASYLSLSKSHSALSDAKSVGNLSDGRLHPDDPNSNATAGVGPGARFFPASCLDLNAPSGPPGPPGSPSARHSDRSGHSPASRSSGNVRMESSTLDSSSRHKSRHKSLAPEEAGAPELLDPGGAGMPSTHTLPSPHESYHYGLGYTSPFSSQQRPQRHSMYVRRERHRPHGVEGGMVGLPAPGQAIPTRASSLQLLSPQLQHRTTLAGHSVSSSREDCTDDMTRVGMYHDPHGEDGGSSKENRMIFTESMPRRVGSFYRVPSPRPDNSSSFHDGVGQGRGPVVPVVPGDPVAMANHSKRQTAFDWTTAEAMVMNPPEPTKEKEKQGFFRAIKKKKKKTQITDMEDGRNPSIKKSLFPLFSSKNSLKHNSAVKVLPVVASPMVQHQPTAPYPASPVAGNGQEHLSLQRSSKSSSHHSSRRKNRERSRDRDREREQSRDRDRERERERERERERERERERERGRERERVNDWPPDKPVDSHSQSQPLKSLRRLLHLSPSSSNQGQPLPPPPDLRFQAPLPNPPQPSSKVGYSEGRGHVDSRGHPGVGSSAQAKSRKASYPLPGQIESSWHVSALQRAEGAQFTPEQLGIKPGQNGPTFTRASRTRMPNLNDLKETAL
- the cdkl5 gene encoding cyclin-dependent kinase-like 5 isoform X7, which codes for MNKFEVLGIVGEGAYGVVLKCRHKDTNELVAIKKFKDSEENEEVKETTLRELKMLRTLKQDNIVELKEAFRRRGKLYLVFEYVERNMLELLEELPNGAPPDKVRSYIYQLIKAINWCHKNEIVHRDIKPENLLISSEDVLKLCDFGFARNLSEGTDANYTEYVATRWYRSPELLLGAPYGKAVDMWSVGCILGELSDGQPLFPGESEIDQLFTIQKVLGPLPAEQMKLFYNNPRFHGIRFPSVSHPQTLERRYQGILSGLMLDLMKNLLLLNPTERYLTEQSLNHPAFQPLRQAERERPPPASPNPPRSSKRKTHHHGENTVPTRSHTKSTSRRSNSKECSSLPRHGDLHHLSNKSFLNGNKPPPSSLSPTLHPKGQYMSQTLNRSASSNKDLANNNLPHLLSPKEAKGKTEFDFSLGPSPKLPDHGAKYGHSKPSSSRSQQQQQQQQQQQQQQQQASRHTFLEGKTNTLQSGAEKQHGRHAHNMADSAHGSMSSSSKSSASYLSLSKSHSALSDAKSVGNLSDGRLHPDDPNSNATAGVGPGARFFPASCLDLNAPSGPPGPPGSPSARHSDRSGHSPASRSSGNVRMESSTLDSSSRHKSRHKSLAPEEAGAPELLDPGGAGMPSTHTLPSPHESYHYGLGYTSPFSSQQRPQRHSMYVRRERHRPHGVEGGMVGLPAPGQAIPTRASSLQLLSPQLQHRTTLAGHSVSSSREDCTDDMTRSEQSPKDMSHPCAPIKDSTRDNTAAFHTQRSKNEVGMYHDPHGEDGGSSKENRMIFTESMPRRVGSFYRVPSPRPDNSSSFHDGVGQGRGPVVPVVPGDPVAMANHSKRQTAFDWTTAEAMVMNPPEPTKEKEKQGFFRAIKKKKKKTQIVAGNGQEHLSLQRSSKSSSHHSSRRKNRERSRDRDREREQSRDRDRERERERERERERERERERERGRERERVNDWPPDKPVDSHSQSQPLKSLRRLLHLSPSSSNQGQPLPPPPDLRFQAPLPNPPQPSSKVGYSEGRGHVDSRGHPGVGSSAQAKSRKASYPLPGQIESSWHVSALQRAEGAQFTPEQLGIKPGQNGPTFTRASRTRMPNLNDLKETAL